A region from the Cryptosporangium arvum DSM 44712 genome encodes:
- a CDS encoding GAF and ANTAR domain-containing protein has translation MVLDRMAELSRIVLADTPLETVLLRVAEVTRDAVPRASEASVTLLVNDRPTTAASTAGLARALDERQYDQGYGPCLDAARGGEVLVVDDMGSEKRWPLYAPHAVELGVYSSLSSPLPVQQHVIGALNVYSVEKAAFDEEAVALAAVVADHAAVAVANAHAYTTATELAHGLRAAMESRAVIEQAKGILIAEGRCSAEEAFAQLTTVSQHTNRKLRDVAAAVVARAQRRS, from the coding sequence GTGGTACTCGACAGAATGGCCGAGCTCAGCCGGATCGTCCTCGCCGACACCCCACTCGAGACGGTGTTGCTCCGGGTCGCCGAGGTCACTCGCGACGCCGTGCCCCGGGCCTCCGAAGCGTCGGTGACGTTGCTGGTCAACGACCGGCCTACCACTGCGGCGTCCACCGCCGGGCTGGCCAGGGCGCTGGACGAGCGGCAGTACGACCAGGGGTACGGGCCGTGCCTGGACGCCGCGCGCGGCGGCGAGGTGCTGGTCGTCGACGACATGGGCAGCGAGAAGCGCTGGCCGCTGTACGCGCCGCACGCCGTCGAGCTCGGGGTGTACAGCAGCCTCTCGTCGCCGCTTCCGGTGCAGCAGCACGTCATCGGCGCGCTCAACGTCTACAGCGTGGAGAAGGCCGCGTTCGACGAGGAGGCGGTCGCGCTCGCCGCGGTCGTCGCCGACCACGCGGCGGTCGCGGTCGCCAACGCGCACGCCTACACGACGGCCACCGAACTCGCGCACGGCCTGCGCGCCGCGATGGAGTCGCGGGCCGTGATCGAGCAGGCGAAGGGCATCCTCATCGCCGAGGGGCGGTGCTCGGCGGAGGAAGCCTTCGCTCAGCTCACCACGGTGTCCCAGCACACCAACCGCAAACTGCGCGACGTCGCCGCCGCTGTGGTCGCCCGCGCGCAGCGGCGTTCCTAG
- a CDS encoding permease prefix domain 1-containing protein has translation MSPDLETQIADWRAYADRRRELHGTDTDELEDHLRARIAELTDAGLHADEAFLIAVKRMGSLDDLSREFAREHSERLWKQLVLPGEEEREKPRREFVAALICAVIAVVAVKLPVLFGIGLSDDDADFYGRNVSLFVLPALAGYFAWRRRVPPRVVGVLAGLFVLGAVAINAYPMSDDSQSLVVSAIHLPLALWLVVGIAYVGGDWRDGRRRMDFIRFTGEWAIYYALIGLGGGVLLAFTVGTFNAIGLDAEVAVSEWLLPCGAAGAVVVAAWLVEAKQSVIENMAPVLTRVFTPLFAAALLALLVGLVWTGRLDVERDVLLLFDLMLVVVLGLLLYSISARDPATGPGWFDRLQLGLVVVALLIDAVVLAAITGRITGWGFTPNKTAVLGENLILLGNLAWTAWLLLAFVRHRVTFAALERWQTRYVFVYAGWAWFVVLVFPLIFTFD, from the coding sequence GTGAGCCCGGACCTGGAGACCCAGATCGCCGATTGGCGGGCGTACGCCGACCGCCGCCGGGAGCTGCACGGCACCGACACCGACGAGCTCGAGGACCACCTCCGCGCGCGGATCGCCGAGCTCACCGACGCCGGGCTGCACGCCGACGAGGCGTTCCTGATCGCGGTGAAGCGGATGGGCAGCCTCGACGACCTGTCGCGCGAGTTCGCGCGGGAGCACTCCGAGCGGCTCTGGAAGCAACTCGTGCTCCCGGGTGAGGAGGAGCGCGAGAAACCGCGCCGCGAGTTCGTCGCGGCGCTGATCTGCGCGGTGATCGCCGTCGTCGCGGTGAAGCTGCCGGTGCTCTTCGGCATCGGCCTGAGCGACGACGACGCCGACTTCTACGGGCGCAACGTCAGCCTGTTCGTGCTGCCGGCGCTGGCCGGGTACTTCGCCTGGCGACGCCGGGTGCCGCCCCGGGTCGTCGGCGTGCTGGCCGGGTTGTTCGTGCTGGGCGCGGTCGCGATCAACGCGTACCCGATGAGCGACGACTCGCAGAGCCTGGTCGTCTCGGCCATCCACCTGCCGCTCGCGCTGTGGCTGGTCGTCGGCATCGCCTACGTCGGCGGTGACTGGCGCGACGGCCGCCGGCGGATGGACTTCATCCGCTTCACCGGCGAGTGGGCGATCTACTACGCGCTGATCGGCCTGGGTGGCGGCGTGCTCCTCGCGTTCACGGTCGGGACGTTCAACGCGATCGGTCTCGACGCCGAGGTCGCGGTGTCCGAGTGGCTGCTGCCGTGCGGCGCGGCCGGGGCGGTCGTCGTCGCGGCCTGGCTGGTCGAGGCGAAGCAGAGCGTCATCGAGAACATGGCCCCGGTGCTGACCAGGGTGTTCACGCCGTTGTTCGCCGCCGCGCTGCTCGCCCTCCTGGTCGGGCTGGTCTGGACCGGCCGGCTGGACGTCGAGCGCGACGTGCTGCTGCTGTTCGACCTGATGCTCGTCGTCGTGCTGGGGTTGCTGCTCTACTCGATCTCGGCCCGCGACCCCGCGACCGGGCCCGGCTGGTTCGACCGGCTGCAGCTCGGGCTGGTGGTCGTCGCCCTGCTCATCGACGCGGTCGTGCTGGCCGCGATCACCGGGCGCATCACCGGGTGGGGCTTCACCCCGAACAAGACCGCGGTGCTGGGCGAGAACCTGATCCTGCTCGGCAACCTGGCCTGGACGGCGTGGCTCCTGCTGGCGTTCGTGCGGCACCGGGTGACGTTCGCGGCGCTGGAACGCTGGCAGACCCGGTACGTGTTCGTCTATGCCGGCTGGGCGTGGTTCGTGGTGCTGGTGTTCCCGCTGATCTTCACGTTCGACTAG
- a CDS encoding transglycosylase domain-containing protein translates to MRSDQSEVDVVEAERNDEADTPPPNDPPPPAPPTGRGRPRGLRILTVVVVLGLVLTAIGGVVVWNSTDLPPIARLPGTTQIKYSDNSTLATFASENRVVVALDQVPEHLRQAVIATQDPDFETSGNTLSGAFRALRYLVAGSAGKETLAEQYLRNTISSGQGRTAYSGRAIRAVKLQQSMSRSDLLIGYLNTIYYGRGAFGVQSAARAYFGKDVGTLSVEEGAVLAAAIDDPSRSDPSGNPDAARSRWTTVLDAMVDAGDLDRSARASMQYPKVLAQPQRSQWRAGSAGVLGARIESELMKLGFSPMDINTAGLTVYTTISPRAQKAVTASVRSRVRGEEAAVVALDPKSGAVRAYYGGARGYGNLDQASSVAPHPAAASFQPFVLATAVQDGYSIDSRWDGTTGQRYEDLAKPLDNSASCGPRCTLTTATVQSVESVFWGATLTTGSTKVARDAAKAGIRTLDGKPADDAKVDGSIALGRYGVSVLDQASAYGTFAAGGVHHEPYFVTKVLDSDGKTVLYDRALNQGQAVTVYQAPVARDVSYVLQQAYAADPALRLGRPAAAKSGGQRYGSSSDAWVVGYTPQLVTAVWAGKGESTTIPPEARVNGTINVRGSGVPGAVWRDVMTSVLTGTAAENFPPPLHTGNRPGNAR, encoded by the coding sequence ATGCGTAGTGATCAGTCCGAGGTCGACGTCGTCGAAGCCGAGCGGAACGACGAGGCTGACACTCCGCCACCGAACGACCCTCCCCCGCCCGCTCCGCCCACCGGACGAGGCCGGCCCCGCGGGCTGCGGATCCTGACCGTGGTCGTCGTCCTCGGGCTGGTCCTCACCGCGATCGGCGGGGTGGTGGTGTGGAACAGCACCGATCTGCCGCCGATCGCGAGGCTCCCCGGAACGACGCAGATCAAGTACTCCGACAACTCGACGCTCGCGACGTTCGCGTCCGAGAACCGCGTCGTGGTCGCGCTCGACCAGGTGCCGGAACACCTGCGCCAGGCGGTGATCGCCACCCAGGACCCGGACTTCGAGACCTCCGGGAACACGCTCTCCGGTGCGTTCCGCGCGCTGCGCTACCTGGTCGCCGGCAGCGCGGGCAAGGAGACGCTGGCCGAGCAGTACCTGCGCAACACGATCTCGTCCGGCCAGGGCCGCACCGCGTACAGCGGTCGGGCGATCCGCGCGGTCAAGCTCCAGCAGTCGATGAGCAGGTCCGACCTCCTGATCGGCTACCTGAACACGATCTACTACGGCCGAGGCGCGTTCGGTGTGCAGAGCGCGGCCCGGGCGTACTTCGGTAAGGACGTCGGCACGCTGAGCGTCGAGGAGGGTGCCGTGCTCGCGGCGGCCATCGACGACCCGTCACGCTCCGACCCGTCCGGCAACCCCGACGCCGCGCGCAGCCGGTGGACCACCGTGCTCGACGCGATGGTCGACGCCGGGGACCTGGACCGGTCGGCCCGCGCGTCGATGCAGTACCCGAAGGTTCTCGCGCAGCCGCAGCGCTCCCAGTGGCGCGCCGGTTCCGCGGGCGTGCTCGGGGCCCGCATCGAGTCGGAGCTGATGAAGCTCGGCTTCTCCCCGATGGACATCAACACCGCGGGTCTCACCGTCTACACGACGATCAGCCCCAGGGCGCAGAAAGCGGTCACCGCCAGCGTCCGCAGCCGGGTCCGGGGCGAGGAGGCCGCGGTCGTCGCGCTCGACCCGAAGTCCGGCGCCGTGCGCGCCTACTACGGCGGTGCGCGGGGCTACGGCAACCTCGACCAGGCCTCGTCGGTCGCGCCCCACCCGGCCGCCGCGTCGTTCCAGCCGTTCGTGCTGGCCACCGCGGTGCAGGACGGCTACAGCATCGACTCGCGGTGGGACGGCACCACCGGGCAGCGGTACGAGGATCTCGCGAAGCCGCTGGACAACAGCGCGTCCTGCGGGCCACGGTGCACGCTCACCACCGCCACCGTGCAGTCGGTCGAATCGGTCTTCTGGGGCGCGACGCTCACGACCGGGTCGACGAAGGTCGCCCGGGACGCGGCGAAGGCCGGCATCAGGACGCTGGACGGGAAGCCGGCCGATGACGCCAAGGTCGACGGCTCGATCGCGCTCGGCCGGTACGGGGTGTCGGTGCTCGACCAGGCGTCGGCCTACGGGACGTTCGCGGCCGGCGGCGTCCACCACGAGCCGTACTTCGTCACCAAGGTCCTCGACTCGGACGGCAAGACCGTGCTCTACGACCGCGCGTTGAACCAGGGGCAGGCGGTGACGGTCTACCAGGCCCCGGTCGCCCGGGACGTCTCCTACGTGCTGCAGCAGGCGTACGCGGCCGACCCGGCCCTGCGCCTCGGCCGTCCGGCGGCGGCCAAGTCCGGCGGGCAGCGCTACGGCAGCTCGTCCGACGCCTGGGTGGTCGGGTACACACCGCAACTGGTCACCGCGGTCTGGGCCGGGAAGGGCGAGAGCACCACGATCCCCCCGGAGGCGCGGGTCAACGGCACGATCAACGTCCGGGGCTCCGGGGTGCCCGGCGCGGTCTGGCGCGACGTGATGACGTCCGTACTGACGGGCACCGCCGCGGAGAACTTCCCGCCGCCGCTGCACACCGGCAACCGGCCGGGCAACGCCCGCTAG
- a CDS encoding ABC transporter permease, with amino-acid sequence MTLVRDTATLLGRSLRHVTRSVDTIITTTLIPIVFMLIFVYVFGGAIDTGSASYVSYMLPGILLMTVASGIAYTSYRLFGDIQNGIFERFQSMPIARSSVLWAHVLTSMIANAVSLAVVVLVALVMGFRSGAGLTAWLAVAGMLLLLTLALTWAAVIPGLTAKTPDGASAFGYPLLFLPFVSSAFVPTDSMPGPVRAFAEHQPVTSIVDALRALFAQQPVGNDIWTALAWCLAILVVAYAGAVTVYRRRIS; translated from the coding sequence ATGACTCTCGTCCGGGACACCGCCACGCTGCTCGGCCGGTCGCTGCGCCACGTCACCCGCAGCGTCGACACGATCATCACCACCACGCTCATCCCGATCGTCTTCATGCTGATCTTCGTCTACGTGTTCGGCGGCGCGATCGACACCGGGTCCGCGTCGTACGTGTCCTACATGCTCCCCGGCATCCTGCTGATGACCGTCGCGTCGGGGATCGCCTACACCTCCTACCGTCTCTTCGGCGACATCCAGAACGGCATCTTCGAACGGTTCCAGTCGATGCCGATCGCCCGCTCGAGCGTGCTCTGGGCGCACGTGCTGACGTCGATGATCGCCAACGCGGTCTCGCTCGCCGTGGTCGTGCTGGTCGCGCTGGTCATGGGGTTCCGGTCCGGGGCCGGGCTCACCGCGTGGCTCGCGGTCGCCGGGATGCTGTTGCTGCTCACGCTCGCGCTGACCTGGGCGGCCGTCATCCCCGGTCTCACCGCGAAGACCCCCGACGGCGCGAGCGCGTTCGGCTATCCGCTGCTGTTCCTGCCGTTCGTCAGCTCGGCGTTCGTCCCCACCGACTCGATGCCCGGCCCGGTGCGCGCGTTCGCCGAGCACCAGCCGGTGACCTCGATCGTCGACGCCCTCCGGGCCCTGTTCGCCCAGCAGCCGGTCGGGAACGACATCTGGACCGCGCTGGCCTGGTGCCTCGCCATCCTCGTGGTCGCCTACGCCGGCGCGGTCACCGTCTACCGCCGCCGGATCTCCTGA
- a CDS encoding toxin-antitoxin system HicB family antitoxin, with translation MELGPYVDAVRHELALAAAAGGEDARELAERLTAPLESALRLALLDALSEAATEITRDLAPGSVDLRLRQREPSFVVTPPPPDAAEAPAPVAPPVADSEDDAMVRISLRLPENLKTRVEQAAARAGVSINTWLIRTASAAVGTATPPPTAPPSVGQRYTGWVR, from the coding sequence ATGGAACTTGGCCCGTACGTCGACGCCGTTCGTCACGAACTCGCTCTGGCCGCGGCGGCCGGCGGCGAGGACGCCCGGGAACTGGCGGAGCGGCTCACCGCCCCGCTCGAGTCCGCGCTGCGCCTCGCGTTGCTCGACGCGCTGTCCGAGGCGGCCACCGAGATCACCCGGGACCTCGCGCCCGGCTCGGTGGACCTCCGTCTCCGTCAGCGCGAGCCGTCCTTCGTCGTGACGCCCCCACCGCCCGACGCGGCCGAGGCCCCCGCCCCGGTCGCGCCCCCGGTGGCCGACAGCGAGGACGACGCCATGGTCCGGATCAGCCTGCGGCTGCCGGAGAACCTCAAGACGCGGGTCGAACAGGCCGCCGCCCGCGCCGGTGTCTCGATCAACACCTGGTTGATCCGCACCGCCTCCGCGGCCGTCGGCACCGCCACCCCGCCACCCACCGCGCCCCCGAGCGTCGGCCAGCGCTACACCGGCTGGGTCCGATGA
- a CDS encoding MFS transporter, with amino-acid sequence MLSTSLVALDSTILATAVPSIVDDVGGFTEFPWLFSIYLLAQAVTVPLYGKLADLFGRKPVILFGITMFLISSVLCGFAWSMGALIVFRLIQGLGAGAILPMTITIAGDLYTTEERAVVQGYMASIWGLAAVVGPTLGGVFSEYVSWRWIFFVNVPLCLLAVLMVLRNFAERVERGRPSIDYTGAGLLTSGLTLLILALLEGGQRWAWGSPAGLGIVALGVALLVVFVLVERRAAEPVLPLWVFRRRLLVTSGLVSLTLGAVLFGLTSYVPTYVQEALGHGPLVAGFALATLTIGWPLAASNSGRIYLRFGFRVCALIGTTIILGGTALLLRLDEHSSVWFVAACCFVIGAGMGLTASPTLIAAQSSVGWHERGVVTANNLFLRSMGSAVGTAAFGALVNAVLGSHARTPALLTEAVGRIVVVFVGLTVVMLIAAAALPGRAGEPV; translated from the coding sequence ATGCTCTCCACGTCGCTCGTCGCGCTCGACTCGACGATCCTCGCCACCGCGGTGCCCTCGATCGTCGACGACGTCGGCGGATTCACCGAGTTCCCCTGGCTGTTCTCGATCTACCTGCTCGCCCAGGCGGTCACCGTGCCGCTCTACGGCAAGCTCGCCGACCTGTTCGGCCGCAAGCCCGTGATCCTGTTCGGCATCACGATGTTCCTGATCAGCTCGGTGCTGTGCGGCTTCGCCTGGAGCATGGGCGCGCTCATCGTCTTCCGGTTGATTCAGGGCCTCGGGGCCGGGGCGATCCTGCCGATGACGATCACGATCGCCGGTGACCTCTACACCACCGAGGAGCGCGCGGTGGTGCAGGGCTACATGGCCAGTATCTGGGGCCTGGCCGCGGTCGTCGGCCCCACGCTCGGCGGGGTGTTCAGCGAGTACGTCTCCTGGCGCTGGATCTTCTTCGTCAACGTCCCGCTGTGCCTGCTCGCGGTGCTGATGGTGCTGCGTAACTTCGCCGAGCGGGTCGAGCGCGGCCGCCCGTCGATCGACTACACCGGCGCCGGCCTGCTCACGTCCGGTCTGACCCTGCTGATCCTCGCGCTGCTGGAGGGCGGTCAGCGCTGGGCGTGGGGCTCGCCGGCCGGCCTCGGGATCGTCGCGCTCGGCGTCGCCCTGCTCGTGGTTTTCGTGCTGGTGGAGAGGCGGGCGGCCGAACCGGTGCTCCCGCTCTGGGTCTTCCGCCGCCGGCTGTTGGTCACCAGCGGCCTGGTGTCGCTCACGCTCGGCGCGGTGCTGTTCGGCCTCACGTCCTACGTGCCCACGTACGTGCAGGAGGCGCTCGGGCACGGACCGCTGGTCGCCGGGTTCGCGCTGGCCACCCTGACGATCGGATGGCCGCTCGCGGCCTCGAACTCGGGCCGGATCTACCTGCGCTTCGGGTTCCGGGTGTGCGCGCTGATCGGCACCACGATCATCCTCGGCGGTACCGCGCTGCTGCTCCGGCTCGACGAGCACAGCAGCGTCTGGTTCGTCGCCGCCTGCTGCTTCGTGATCGGCGCGGGGATGGGCCTCACCGCCAGCCCGACGCTCATCGCGGCGCAGTCGAGCGTCGGCTGGCACGAGCGGGGCGTCGTCACCGCGAACAACCTGTTCCTGCGCTCGATGGGCAGCGCGGTCGGCACGGCGGCGTTCGGCGCGCTGGTGAACGCCGTGCTGGGGTCGCACGCACGCACCCCGGCGCTGCTGACCGAGGCCGTCGGGCGCATCGTCGTCGTGTTCGTCGGCCTCACCGTCGTGATGCTGATCGCCGCCGCGGCGCTCCCCGGGCGGGCCGGCGAACCCGTGTGA
- a CDS encoding ABC transporter ATP-binding protein has translation MTTAIRVTGVTKAFKDLDVLRGVDFAVDRGTVFALLGSNGAGKTTLVKILSTLLKADGGSAGVNGFDVATQPGEVRDSISLTGQFAAVDEILTGRENLILIARLRHLPDPKTIADDLLRRFSLTEAGGRRAATYSGGMRRRLDIAMSLIGNPPVIFLDEPTTGLDPESRLEVWRAVRELAEQGTTVLLTTQYLDEAEHLADRIAILHEGRILVNDTLAELKKLLPPAEVEYVEKQPTLEDVFLALTAKDKR, from the coding sequence ATGACCACGGCGATCCGGGTCACCGGCGTGACCAAGGCGTTCAAGGATCTCGACGTGCTGCGCGGCGTCGACTTCGCGGTCGACCGGGGCACGGTGTTCGCGCTGCTCGGCTCCAACGGCGCGGGCAAGACCACGCTGGTGAAGATCCTGTCCACACTGCTCAAGGCCGACGGCGGCAGCGCGGGCGTCAACGGTTTCGACGTCGCCACCCAACCGGGGGAGGTCCGCGATTCGATCAGCCTCACCGGACAGTTCGCCGCCGTCGACGAGATCCTCACCGGCCGCGAGAACCTGATCCTGATCGCGCGGTTACGGCACCTCCCGGACCCGAAGACGATCGCCGACGACCTGCTGCGCCGGTTCTCGCTGACCGAGGCCGGCGGCCGGCGGGCGGCGACGTACTCCGGCGGTATGCGCCGCCGGCTCGACATCGCGATGAGCCTGATCGGGAACCCGCCGGTCATCTTCCTCGACGAGCCGACGACCGGCCTGGACCCGGAGTCCCGCCTCGAGGTGTGGCGCGCGGTCCGGGAGCTGGCCGAACAGGGCACGACCGTCCTGCTCACGACGCAGTACCTGGACGAGGCCGAGCACCTCGCCGACCGGATCGCGATCCTGCACGAAGGCCGGATCCTGGTCAACGACACCCTGGCGGAGCTGAAGAAGCTGCTCCCGCCGGCCGAGGTCGAGTACGTCGAGAAGCAGCCGACGCTCGAGGACGTCTTCCTCGCTCTCACCGCGAAGGACAAACGATGA
- a CDS encoding DUF4097 family beta strand repeat-containing protein — protein MPTYDTPQPISADINMVAGEIRVIASDRRDTVVTIAPADAFSDRDVRDAEDTEVDFTSGRLTVRGPRSYSPFRRAGLPDVTIELPAGSAVDARIGAGAIRCTGPLGDTRLKSGAGDLQVEDVASLRASTGLGVVSAGHVAGDADLTTASGRLSVQSVGGRAGLSNSNGDTWIGTAGAALVAKSANGAITAARTTGPVTASTAVGDIRLAEVVHGDATLKTAAGRIEIGISPGTAARLDLHTDFGRVVNELDATSGPRETDNRAEVKARTSFGDIVVQRSVEAAS, from the coding sequence GTGCCCACCTACGACACACCCCAGCCGATCTCGGCCGACATCAACATGGTCGCCGGCGAGATCCGCGTCATCGCGAGCGACCGCCGCGACACCGTCGTCACGATCGCCCCGGCCGACGCGTTCAGCGACCGCGACGTCCGCGACGCCGAGGACACCGAGGTCGACTTCACCTCCGGGCGGCTGACCGTGCGCGGCCCGCGCTCGTACAGCCCGTTCCGCCGGGCCGGGCTGCCCGACGTCACGATCGAGCTCCCGGCCGGCTCCGCGGTCGACGCCCGGATCGGCGCCGGCGCGATCCGCTGCACCGGCCCGCTCGGCGACACCCGGCTCAAGAGCGGCGCCGGTGACCTCCAGGTCGAGGACGTGGCCTCGCTGCGCGCGTCCACCGGGCTCGGCGTCGTCTCGGCCGGGCACGTGGCCGGCGACGCCGACCTCACGACCGCGTCCGGGCGCCTCTCGGTGCAGTCGGTCGGCGGTCGCGCCGGGCTGTCGAACAGCAACGGCGACACCTGGATCGGCACCGCCGGCGCTGCCCTTGTCGCCAAGTCCGCGAACGGGGCGATCACCGCCGCCCGCACCACCGGCCCGGTCACCGCCAGCACGGCCGTCGGGGACATCCGACTGGCCGAGGTCGTCCACGGCGACGCGACGCTGAAGACCGCCGCCGGGCGCATCGAGATCGGCATCAGCCCGGGCACCGCCGCCCGCCTCGATCTGCACACCGACTTCGGCCGGGTCGTCAACGAACTCGACGCCACCAGCGGGCCGCGCGAGACCGACAACCGCGCCGAGGTGAAGGCACGCACCAGCTTCGGCGACATCGTGGTCCAGCGGTCGGTGGAGGCGGCGTCATGA
- a CDS encoding ArsR/SmtB family transcription factor, translated as MTTARDLASIASLLADETRAALCLALLDGRAWTAGELARHVGVAPSTTTAHLHRLVGGGLLTEHRQGRHRYVALADASVADLLEDLSARVEPRPAPPRGLRAVTADAALRRGRTCYDHLAGGLGVAVTDALVRDGLLDADVLTPAGTAWFTDTLGAPLRPGRRPTARRCLDWTERRPHLAGAAGAALCAAFLRTAWIRRVGSGRAVRVTADGTAALTALFGPDPRWEDLPSRT; from the coding sequence GTGACCACCGCCCGCGACCTCGCCTCGATCGCGTCGCTGCTCGCCGACGAGACCCGCGCCGCGCTCTGCCTGGCGCTGCTCGACGGCCGGGCCTGGACCGCGGGCGAGCTGGCCCGGCACGTCGGCGTCGCCCCGTCGACCACGACCGCGCACCTGCACCGGCTGGTGGGCGGCGGCCTGCTGACCGAGCACCGGCAGGGGCGCCACCGTTACGTGGCGCTGGCCGACGCGTCGGTCGCCGACCTGCTGGAGGACCTGTCGGCGCGGGTGGAGCCCCGCCCGGCGCCGCCCCGGGGGCTGCGTGCGGTGACCGCCGACGCCGCGCTGCGCCGCGGACGCACGTGCTACGACCACCTGGCCGGCGGCCTCGGCGTGGCCGTCACCGACGCGCTGGTCCGTGACGGCCTGCTGGACGCCGACGTGCTGACCCCGGCGGGCACGGCCTGGTTCACCGACACGCTCGGGGCGCCGCTGCGCCCCGGCCGCCGCCCGACGGCCCGGCGGTGCCTGGACTGGACCGAGCGGCGCCCGCACCTCGCGGGCGCCGCCGGGGCCGCGCTCTGCGCGGCCTTCCTGCGCACCGCGTGGATCAGGCGGGTCGGCTCCGGCCGCGCGGTCCGCGTCACGGCCGACGGTACGGCGGCGCTCACCGCCCTGTTCGGCCCGGATCCGCGCTGGGAGGACCTCCCTAGTCGAACGTGA